Proteins encoded together in one Quercus lobata isolate SW786 chromosome 3, ValleyOak3.0 Primary Assembly, whole genome shotgun sequence window:
- the LOC115980614 gene encoding uncharacterized protein LOC115980614 → MVNSSTVMGLIQDTKKFNNCINECFEMLGIDGNGMLSRELLYGGLNKLLSLENNTNQEEEINDLYEVIFKRFDKDEKGLIDRMEFESLIRELMLAMARGIIGGLPVLVALEEHSLVIKAVNMKWLA, encoded by the coding sequence ATGGTTAATAGCTCCACGGTAATGGGACTCATCCAAGACACAAAGAAGTTCAACAATTGCATCAATGAATGTTTTGAGATGCTAGGTATTGACGGTAATGGTATGCTTTCAAGAGAATTGCTTTATGGGGGTCTTAATAAGCTTTTGTCATTGGAAAACAATACGAACCAAGAGGAAGAGATCAATGATCTCTATGAAGTAATTTTCAAGAGGTTTGATAAGGATGAAAAAGGGTTGATTGATCGAATGGAATTTGAGTCTCTTATTAGGGAGCTCATGCTAGCCATGGCTCGTGGAATAATTGGTGGTCTGCCAGTTCTAGTGGCTCTTGAGGAACACAGTCTGGTTATAAAGGCTGTCAACATGAAGTGGCTAGCTTGA